The genomic interval AACCAGCCGGCCAGCGCCTCCACGTCCGTGGGCGGCGGCGGATCCTCGGGCAGCGTGGCGAGCAGCTCCCGGGCGCGGGGCGACAGCTCCTCCGCCCTGAGCTCGGAGAGGAACACCCGGGGCAGCCCCTCCGGGTGGGCCATGTAAAGGGCGGACAGGTGCGTCTCCGGGAAGGTGTACTCCCCCGCGCGCTTCCAGCCCAGGCGCGCGAAAATCGCCTCGAAGCGGGCCATGCCTCCGCCCGGCCGGGCCAGGGAGCGGAAGGCCACGTGGTCATTCCGGAAGCTGCCGCCCGACAGCTCCACGAAGGTCCGCGCGAAGGGCACTTCGGCGGCGTAGCGGTTCCACAGCAACTCCAGGAGGCGCGAGGCGTCAGGGCTCATTGGGGTTGCAAAGACTGTCACAGCCCCAACGCCCGCCGGCCACAAACTTCTGCCAGTGAGCCTCTCACCTACACAGGGGTCCAGAGGGGGGGGAGGGGGGGGCCTTGCGCGGCGGAGCCAATTGCTGGCTTATTCCGCCCTCGGTGAGGGACCGGATGCGCGGCCGACAGCGACGCACTTTAGATGATCTGTTGCGCGAAGCAGACCTTCGCGAGAACGATGGAATCTTCCTCAGGGCCACGGCCCTCTGGAAGTGGGCCCTGTGGCTCGAACCCAAGCGGACGGATCTCCACGAACGCCTGGCCAGTACCTACGAACGCATGGACCTGCGCATCGAGGCGCGGGAGCACCTGCGCAAGGCCGCCTCGCACTACACCATCCTGGGTGATGTGGACCGGCTGGTGCGCACCATGGAGCGCCTCCAGGTGCTCTCCCCGGGCAAGTAACCCGCCCCTGGCCGCCCGCCCCACGGCGGGCGGCTGATCCCCGGCTTTCCCCTCGGCAGCCCCTCCCCGGTCCTCCGGTTCGCCGCGCGCCAGCGGTGTTGACCTTGTGCGTCAGCCTGTGTTACCGACCGGTCGGTAGGTCAATTCCGGCCGGGCCGCTCAGGTGGAGGACAATTCATGACACCCGTGGGACGCAAGCCGGATGACGGGGAGCGGTACCGGTTCATCCTGGAGACGGCCGCGCGGCTCATCTGCGAGCGCAGCTACGAGGGCACCTCCATGCAGGAGATCGCCGCGGCGTGCCGGATGACGAAGGCGGGGCTCTACCACCACATCCAGAACAAGGAGCAGCTGCTCTTCGCCATCATGAACTACGGCATGGACCTGTTCGAGGAGCAGGTCCTGGCGAAGGTGCGCGACATCGCCGACCCGGTGGAGCGGCTGCGCTCGTGCATGCGGCGCAACATCGAGCTGGTGACGCGCGGGGTGAGCAAGGAGGTCATCATCATCCTGCACGAGCACGCCACGCTCACGGGCGAGGCGCGCGAGTACATCGACGGGCGCAAGAAGCGCTACGTGCGCTTCATCGAGGACGCGTTCGCCGAGGCGGTGAAGGCCGGCCGCTTCCGCCCCATGGACCCCACCATCGTGGCCTTCTCGTTCCTGGGCATGGTGCTGTGGGTCTACAAGTGGTTCAAGCCGGACGGCCGGATGACCGAGCAGCAGATCTCCGACGGCATGGTGGACCTGTTCTTCGTGGGGCTCTCGCCCGCGGGCACGGCGGCCCCGGGCCTGTCGCTGCTCCCCCCCTCCACTCCGAAAGAGGAGGCATCATGAAAACCCACGGCTGGCGGCCCCTGGCCGAGGCGGTTGCATCCATCCCGGACGGCGCGTGGCTCGCCCCCGGCGGCTTCATGCTCGGCCGGGCGCCCATGGCGCTGGTGCTGGAGCTGATCGCCCAGCAGCGCCGGGGCCTGCGCGTCCTGTCGCTGCCCAACCCCCTGCCCGCCGAGTTCCTCGTGGCCGGCGGGTGCCTGGCCCACGTGGAGCTGCCTTTCGGCGCGCTCAACCTGGAGGGCCGGGTGCGCCCCATGCCCTGCCTCAAGCGCGCCATCGAGCAGAACCGCCTGTCCTGGCGCGAGCACGATGGGTACCGCGTGGTGCAGCGGCTGCGCGCCGCCGCCATGGGGCTGCCGTTCCTGCCCGCCCCGGACACGGACGTGTCGGCGCTGGCCTCGGCCGAGCCCCCGCGCACCGTGGTGGACCCCTTCACCGGCCAGAGCCTCCCCGTCGAGCAGGCCTTCTACCCGGACGTGGCGCTGGTGCACGCGCAGGCCGCGGACGAGCGCGGCAACCTCTTCATCGAGGACCCCACCACGGACCTGCTCGTGGCGGGCGCCGCGCGCCGGGTCATCGCCACCGCCGAGACGCGCGTGCCCAGGCTGCCGCGCGTCACCGTGCCCGGCTTCCAGGTGGAGAGCGTGTCGCTCGCCCCGCGCGGCGCGCTGCCCACCGGGTGCCTGGGCCTGTACCCGCATGATGACGCCGCGCTCGCGCGCTACCTGGAGCTGGCGGAGGCCGGCCGCGAAGCCGAGTTCCTCGATGGCCTGCTGGCCGCCCGGAGGGCCGCATGAGCACCCCTGTTGAAGCCACCCCCGCCGAGACGGTCGTCGCCCTGCTCGCGCGCGAAATCGAGGATGGCGCCGTGGTCGCCACGGGCGTCGCCTCGCCCCTGGCCATCCTCGCCATCGCCGTGGCGCGCGCCACCCACGCGCCCCGCCTCACGTACCTGGCGTGCGTGGGCGCGTTGGATCCGGACCTGCCCACGCTGCTGCCCTCCTCGGAGGACCTGGGCTACCTGCTCGGGCGCTCGGCGGAGGTCACCATCGCGGACCTCTTCGACCACTCCCGGCGCGGCCGGGTGGACACCGTCTTCTTCGGCGCGGCCGAGGTGGATGCCCGGGGCCGCACGAACATGACGGCCGCGGGCAGCCTGGAGCGCCCCCGGGTGAAGTTCCCCGGCGTGGCCGGCGCCGCCACGCTCCGCCAGTGGGTGCGCAGGCCCGTCTTGATTGTCCCCAAGCAGTCGCGCCGCAACCTCGTGCCCGAGGTGCAGGTGGCCACCACGCAGGACCCGCGCCGCCCGGTGCGCCTCATCTCGGACCTGGGCGTCTTCGAGCTGGGCGCGGAAGGCGCACGCCTGCACGCCCGCCACGCCTGGGCCACGCCGGCGGGCATCTCCGAGCGCACCGGCTTCAGCTTCTCGATGGCCTCGCCGCTGCCCGTCACCCCTCCGCCGGATGCACGCACGCTGGAGGCCATCCGCACCATCGATTCTCACGGCTTCCGCGACCAGCTCGTCGGGGCCTGACACCGCACCCCAACCCAGGGAGTCATCAGGAATGAAGGCTGTCGTTCTTCGAGAGTTTGGCGCCGCGAGCAACCTGCGGATGGAGAGCGTGGCCATGCCCCGTCCGGGCCGGGGCGAGCTGCTCGTCCGGGTGCGCGCCTGCGGGGTCTGCTACCACGACGTCATCAACCGCCGGGGCAACCTGCCGCGCACGCACGTGCCCGCCATCCTCGGCCACGAGGCGGCCGGCGAGGTGGTGGAAGTGGGCCCTGACACCCCGGGCTGGAAGGTGGGAGACCGGGTGGCCACGCTCCAGCGCATGTCCTGCGGGGACTGCGCGCTGTGCCGCACCGGCCGCAACAGCCTGTGCCGCAAGGACAACCGCTTCTTCGGCGAGGAGCTGCCCGGCGGCTACGCGCAGTACCTCGTGGCCCCCGTGCTTGGCGTGGGCCGGGTGCCGGAGAACATGCCCTGGGAGGTGGCCGCCACCGCGTGCTGCACCACGGGCACCGCGGTGCACACCGTGCGCACCCGCGGCCGGGTGCAGCCGGGCGAGACGGTGCTCATCACCGGCGCCAGCGGCGGCGTGGGGCTGTCCGCGGTGCAGCTGTGCAAGGCGGACGGGGCGCGCGTCATCGCCGTCACCTCCGGCGAGGCCAAGGCCCAGGCGCTGCACGAGGCCGGCGCCGCCGAGGTCATCATCTCCCGCGGGCTCGACTTCGCCGCCGAGGTGCGCAAGCGCACCGGGGGCGAGGGCGTGAACATGGCCGTGGAAATCGTCGGCAGCGCCACCTTCGACCAGACGCTCAAGTCGCTGGCCCCCGGGGGCCGCCTGGTGGTGGTGGGCAACCTCGAGTCCGGCGTGGTCAACCTCAACCCCGGCCTCGTCATCGTGAAGGAGCTGGAAATCATCGGCGCCTACGCCACCACGAGCGCCGAGCTGGATGACGCGCTGAAGCTCACCGCCGCCGGCACCGTGCGCCCCTTCGTCTCCGAGGCCGTGCCCCTGGCCGACGCCGGCCGGGCCCACTTCCGCCTGGAAAACCGGGAAATCGCGGGACGCTTGGTTCTGATCCCCCCCGATTTACAGTGAAGTCAGATTAGATTACTATGACTGGACAGTATCCGCCAGGAAGAGAACAGACGATGAAGAAACAGGTTGGAATCGAAGCGTTGGCCATCGCCGTCCCCCGCCGCTACGTGGACATCGAGGAGCTGGCGCGCGCCCGTGGGGTGGATCCTGCCAAGTACACCGCGGGGCTGGGCGCCAAGGAGATGGCGGTCGCGGACCCGGGCGAGGATGCGGTGGCGCTGGCGGCGTCGGCCGCCGCCCGGCTGATGCGCACCCACGCGGTGGACCCGGCCAAGTTGGGCATGCTGGTGGTGGGCACCGAGACGGGCGTGGACCACTCCAAGCCGGTGGCCTCCCACGTCCAGGGGCTCCTGAAGCTGCCCAGCAGCATGCGCGTGTATGACTCGCAGCACGCCTGCTACGGCGGCACCGCGGGCCTGATGGCGGCGGTGGAGTGGATTGCCTCGGGCGCGGCGGGCGGCCGCTCGGCGATGGTCATCTGCTCGGACATCGCCCGGTACGGGCTCAACACGCCCGGCGAGCCCACGCAGGGTGGCGGCGCGGTGGCGCTGCTCGTCTCCGAGCAGCCGGACCTGCTCGCCGTGGACGTGGGGCTCAACGGCGCGTGCAGCATGGACGTGTACGACTTCTGGCGCCCCATCGGCCGCCGCGAGGCGGTGGTGGACGGGCACTACTCCATCAAGTGCTACACGGACGCGCTCTCGGGGGCGTACCGCAACTGGCGCGAGCGGGCGCTGGCGCACGAGGTGGTGCGCTGGGGCGCGACGATGCCCGGCGAGCAGCTGGCGCGCATCCTCTACCACGTGCCGTTCTGCAAGATGGCGCGCAAGGCGCACACCCAGCTGCGGCTGTGTGACATCGAGGACGCGCCCAACGCGCCGGCCTCCACGCCCGAGGGGCGCGAGGAGCTGGCCAAGTCGAGCGCGAGCTACAACGCCCAGGTGGCCAGCTCGCTGGACCTGAACGCGCGCGTGGGCAACGTGTACACCGCCTCGCTGTACCTGGCGCTCGCGGGCCTGCTGAACACGGAAGGCGCGGCGCTCGCGGGCCAGCGCGTGGGCCTGCTGTCCTACGGCAGCGGCTGCGCTTCCGAGTTCTACTCCGGCGTGGTGGGCGACAAGGCGGCAAAGCGCATGGCGACGACCAACGTGGAGGCGGTCATGGCCAAGCGCGAGCGCGTCTCGGTGGCGGAGTACGAGCGCATCATGAACCTGTCCTACGAGAACCCCGAGTCCCTGCCGCCCCAGGCGGGCGAGTTCCGGCTCTCGGAGATCCGCGACCACAAGCGCCTCTACACCCAGGGCCCGGCCTGACGGTTTCCTCCCGGGGCCCAGAGGCGCAGCGTTTGCCTCTGGGCCGTGGGTTCGCAGGGCCTACTTCTGCGGCGCGACGCCCTGAGTGCACTGGCGCAGGAGCTGCTCGGCGCCAAGCCGGTTGATGAGGTTGGAGAGGCTCTCCAAGGAGGCCTTGTCCACCTGCTCGTCGGCCTTCGGCACATCCAGCACGAGCCGCCGCTCCCGGGGCGCCACGCCCCCCTCCACCACCGGGAAGTCCAGGCGGGCCAAGAGCTCGCAGGGCTCCGTCACGAGTCCCCCTGAAGGCGGCTTCACCGTCTGCGTGGAGCGCAGGGACAGCGTGTACTGCTGCGTCACCTCGTCCCGGCTGACGCGGGCCTCCACGGGCACGTCGCGCCCGCCGGGGCACTTCAGCACCTCGGCCTGCACGGCCATCTCCCGCTGCCGGTCGATGGGGTTGCCCACGTCGTTGAGATCAAACGGCACCTCCCACTTCCAGCGCACCAGCGCCCCCGAGGGCTCTGGCGTGGGCACGAGCGAGGCGAACCGGGGCGTCCACTGGGGGTTGGGGTTCGACTGGAACTGGAGGTTCTCCGGGGTGAAGGACAGCGCCACGCGCTCCCCGCCCACCGTGATGGCCAAATCACTCGTGAGGGTGTAGCGGATGGCGGGCGGGCCGGAGACGACGATGAAGCTGTTCTTCGGCATGCCCCGGACGACGAAGGTGCACTGCGGCACGCCCTGGGTGGTGTTCACCGACGGCAGCCCGAGCACCGAGGGCAGGCCCTCGTAGAGCGCCGGGGTAACGCCGCTCACCTCCCAGCGCGCCAGACACATCGTGGAGGGAATCCCCGCCAGGGTGAAGCGGTGCTCGTGCACCTTGCCGCTGGTGAGCCGCTCGGGCGGCTCCAGTCCCGTGGGCGTGTAGAGGGTGCGGAACGCCGCCTGGATGGCCTTGGGGTCCTCCAGGGGCCGGAACGCGCTCTCATTCAGGGAAGGGATGAGCGTCTTGAAGCTCTCCTCGCTGTACTCGCTGCTGCCCTCGTAGCGCGAGGCCGAGGAGAGGCGGCCCGAGAGGACGCCCGTGCCCCCGCCCACGCTCGCGTCGATGCTGAGCTTCGTGCCGGTGGTCTGCGCCGCCGCGCCGAGCAGCACCGCCCCCTTGAAGGCCTTGAGCACGTAGGCGGGGCCCGAGAGCAGCTCCGGCGAGCGCCGGTAGCGCTCCCACAGGAGCATCCGCGCGTAGACGGAGCGCGCGCCGCCGCCGTCCAGCATGTCCGCGAAGGGGGACTCGAAGAAGCCGGTGGCGAGGCTCGCGCGGCCCCCCGAGCTGAGCTGGGCATCGAGCGCCGACTGCACCGAGGCGAGCGGCAGGGAGATGCCGCCCCCGGAGTTGGCGCTCACGTACGTGGCGCACGACTGCCGGTACAGGATGGCGTCGATGCCGGGCGTGCTGCGCGGAAGAATGTCGAAGGCCAGCTCCTCGGTGACGACGTCCTGCTCGGTGAGCAGGTGCAGCTCGTTGAGCGCGGGCACGCCGGCGCGGGGCGCGGACGCATGGGCGATGTACGCCTGCCGCTCGTCCTCGGTGAACGGGTAGAGGAACAGGAGCGAGGAGTGCCAGGACTGGGTGATGGGAATCACGTCCAGTTCCTGCTGGGTCATCGCGAAGTTGTTGGGCAGGAAGTTCCGGCCCTCGTAGTCCCCGGGCTTCACCTTCTCACTCGAGGGCACGACGCGGCACTGCTGCACCAACGTCTTGAAGCGGTGGTTCAGGTGCTCTCCCATGGACCCCTGCACGTAGGTGACCTTCCGGAAGTGCTTGTCCATGAACCCACAGCCGCTGGCGCACAGCGCGCCCAGCAGGCCTACAGCCGCGACGTAGCCTCTCAAGGGGACCTCCGATCGAGATGTTGCTCGCATCTCACTGAAACACACCCGCATCGTTTCTCCCAAGGCTGACACTCCTGGGGCGCCCGCTGCTGGGTTGTGCCTTGGACGTTCCCACATACACTGCCGCCGTGCAGACCCCCGGCCATGCGGTCCTCAACCTCGCGCTCCTGAGCGGCGGGGCCTCCTCCGCGCTCGTGCTGCCCATCGTCGCGGGCGCCGTGGCGCCGGACGTGCCCATCGTGGTGCTCTACCTGCGCGAGAAGTACCTCCGGGGCCTGCCCGATGAGCGCATCTGGAGCGAGAGCTACCAGCGCCCCTTCTGGCTCAACCTGATCCACGGGGCCCACTCCATCCCGCTGACGCTCCTGGGCGCGCTCGTCTTCTGGGCCCTGGGGCTCCCCGCCCTCGCCGCCTTCTTCGCCAGCGCGCTGCTGCACGCGCTGGGCGACTTGCCCGTCCACGCCCAGGATGCGCACCGCCACTTCCTGCCGTTCAGCCACTACCGCTTCATCAGCCCGCTGTCCTACTGGGACGTGCGCCACCACGCCCGCATCGTGGCCCTCGTCGAGGCGCTCCTGGTCATCGGGGCCGCGGGGGTGCTGGGGTCCGGAGCCTCGGCGGTAGGCCGGACGGTGCTCGCCGCCGTGGCGGCATGGTACCTGGTCAATTACTGGAAGAACTTCCTGAGATGACACCGCTGCTGGCCACCTTCGCGGGACGCTGGGTGGAGCTGGCCTCGGCGGCCGCCGCCCTGGCCGTGCTGGTGAAGGCGGTGAAGTACCGTGACTTCACCGGCAGCGCCGCGCTGGGACGCGATGACCTGGGGTGGGTGGCACTGCTGGGCTTGGGGCTCTCGGGTCTGGCCCTGCTCGGCCCGGTGGGGTGCGTGCTCGGGGTCCTGGCCGGAACGCTGTTGCTCTCCGCGCTCTGGCTGGATGCCGTGCTCTTTCGCATCTTCACCATCGAGCTGGGGCCGGGTGGGGTCGGCAGCGTCATCCTCTCGGTGCTCTACCGGGAGCTGGCCGAGCTGGCCTTCGCCCGCCGGTTCTTCTCCGCGCACCGGCTCTTCGCCGTGCTGCCCTTGGCCGCGCTGGTGCTCCAGGGGGCGGTGCTGTTCACGTCCCCCGGTGCCCTCCGGCTGGCCGCCGTGGCCTTGCCCACCGCCTGGCTGCTGCTGTGCGCCACCTTCAGCGTGCCCCCGAGGGCGCGCCGGCAGATCTTCGCCGCCTGTGCCGTCCTCGGGGCCTCCGCCGGGGTGGAATGGCTCCTCCCCCACGCCGCCTGGGCGCTGGCCGCCGTGCCGCTGGGCATGATGGGCTGGGCGTGGCTTCCGCCGTCGCGCCGCGCCGCCCCGGATGCCCTCCGCCACTTCGTCATCGAGCGGGCCTGGCCCGATCCCCCGGACTTCCAGCCCCGGCCGGAGCATGCGCCGCTCCTGGCCCAGCCCCCTCGCGCCCCCCGCGCGAGCGAGGGGCACGGCCTGCTCCGGGGGTGTGACGTGGTGCTCTTCACCTTCGAGTCCGTGGGCCGGGCGCACCTCTCCGCCCTCACGCCGGGAGGGGCACCGGCGGCCTTCTTCGAGCGGCTGCTGCCGGGAGCGCTCCGCTCCCGCCAC from Stigmatella aurantiaca carries:
- a CDS encoding CoA-transferase subunit beta, which encodes MSTPVEATPAETVVALLAREIEDGAVVATGVASPLAILAIAVARATHAPRLTYLACVGALDPDLPTLLPSSEDLGYLLGRSAEVTIADLFDHSRRGRVDTVFFGAAEVDARGRTNMTAAGSLERPRVKFPGVAGAATLRQWVRRPVLIVPKQSRRNLVPEVQVATTQDPRRPVRLISDLGVFELGAEGARLHARHAWATPAGISERTGFSFSMASPLPVTPPPDARTLEAIRTIDSHGFRDQLVGA
- a CDS encoding alcohol dehydrogenase catalytic domain-containing protein, giving the protein MKAVVLREFGAASNLRMESVAMPRPGRGELLVRVRACGVCYHDVINRRGNLPRTHVPAILGHEAAGEVVEVGPDTPGWKVGDRVATLQRMSCGDCALCRTGRNSLCRKDNRFFGEELPGGYAQYLVAPVLGVGRVPENMPWEVAATACCTTGTAVHTVRTRGRVQPGETVLITGASGGVGLSAVQLCKADGARVIAVTSGEAKAQALHEAGAAEVIISRGLDFAAEVRKRTGGEGVNMAVEIVGSATFDQTLKSLAPGGRLVVVGNLESGVVNLNPGLVIVKELEIIGAYATTSAELDDALKLTAAGTVRPFVSEAVPLADAGRAHFRLENREIAGRLVLIPPDLQ
- a CDS encoding CoA transferase subunit A — encoded protein: MKTHGWRPLAEAVASIPDGAWLAPGGFMLGRAPMALVLELIAQQRRGLRVLSLPNPLPAEFLVAGGCLAHVELPFGALNLEGRVRPMPCLKRAIEQNRLSWREHDGYRVVQRLRAAAMGLPFLPAPDTDVSALASAEPPRTVVDPFTGQSLPVEQAFYPDVALVHAQAADERGNLFIEDPTTDLLVAGAARRVIATAETRVPRLPRVTVPGFQVESVSLAPRGALPTGCLGLYPHDDAALARYLELAEAGREAEFLDGLLAARRAA
- a CDS encoding DUF1338 domain-containing protein, yielding MSPDASRLLELLWNRYAAEVPFARTFVELSGGSFRNDHVAFRSLARPGGGMARFEAIFARLGWKRAGEYTFPETHLSALYMAHPEGLPRVFLSELRAEELSPRARELLATLPEDPPPPTDVEALAGWFEAPPPPREAALLELEKESQYGAWLLAFGRKVNHFTGSVEDVEAWQQRMREAGVPMKAAIEGERGGVLRQTATHAAPLGVALQEGGTRAWPYAYFEIAQRAAGFDGFLGPQARALFEMTQRAR
- a CDS encoding hydroxymethylglutaryl-CoA synthase family protein; the encoded protein is MKKQVGIEALAIAVPRRYVDIEELARARGVDPAKYTAGLGAKEMAVADPGEDAVALAASAAARLMRTHAVDPAKLGMLVVGTETGVDHSKPVASHVQGLLKLPSSMRVYDSQHACYGGTAGLMAAVEWIASGAAGGRSAMVICSDIARYGLNTPGEPTQGGGAVALLVSEQPDLLAVDVGLNGACSMDVYDFWRPIGRREAVVDGHYSIKCYTDALSGAYRNWRERALAHEVVRWGATMPGEQLARILYHVPFCKMARKAHTQLRLCDIEDAPNAPASTPEGREELAKSSASYNAQVASSLDLNARVGNVYTASLYLALAGLLNTEGAALAGQRVGLLSYGSGCASEFYSGVVGDKAAKRMATTNVEAVMAKRERVSVAEYERIMNLSYENPESLPPQAGEFRLSEIRDHKRLYTQGPA
- a CDS encoding TetR/AcrR family transcriptional regulator, whose product is MTPVGRKPDDGERYRFILETAARLICERSYEGTSMQEIAAACRMTKAGLYHHIQNKEQLLFAIMNYGMDLFEEQVLAKVRDIADPVERLRSCMRRNIELVTRGVSKEVIIILHEHATLTGEAREYIDGRKKRYVRFIEDAFAEAVKAGRFRPMDPTIVAFSFLGMVLWVYKWFKPDGRMTEQQISDGMVDLFFVGLSPAGTAAPGLSLLPPSTPKEEAS